From the Oleiharenicola lentus genome, one window contains:
- the araD gene encoding L-ribulose-5-phosphate 4-epimerase AraD, translating into MLTELKREAYEANVALPKHGLINLTFGNASAIDRAKGIFAIKPSGVAYADLKPADMVLIDLEGNKVEGKLNPSSDTPTHRRLFLAFADIGGVVHTHSSHATAFAQAGREIPIFGTTHADYFFGNIPVTRKMTAQEIGGGAYEWETGNVIVERFKKLDPLDFPAVLVNRHAPFTWNKSVAKAVEVAVAVECIAHMALMSLQLEPKLKTIEPALLNKHFKRKHGPGAYYGQPGNC; encoded by the coding sequence ATGTTGACCGAACTCAAACGCGAAGCCTACGAAGCCAACGTCGCCCTGCCCAAGCACGGCCTGATCAACCTCACCTTCGGCAACGCCAGCGCCATCGACCGCGCCAAGGGCATCTTCGCCATCAAGCCGAGCGGCGTCGCCTACGCCGACCTCAAGCCCGCCGACATGGTCCTCATCGACCTCGAGGGCAACAAGGTCGAGGGCAAGCTCAACCCCTCCTCCGACACGCCCACGCACCGCCGGCTGTTCCTCGCCTTCGCCGACATCGGGGGCGTCGTGCACACGCACAGCTCGCACGCCACGGCCTTCGCGCAGGCGGGCCGCGAGATCCCGATCTTCGGCACGACCCACGCCGACTACTTCTTCGGCAACATTCCCGTCACGCGCAAAATGACCGCCCAGGAGATCGGCGGCGGCGCCTACGAGTGGGAAACGGGCAATGTGATCGTCGAGCGCTTCAAAAAACTCGACCCCCTCGATTTCCCCGCCGTGCTGGTCAACCGCCACGCACCCTTCACCTGGAACAAGTCGGTGGCCAAGGCCGTGGAGGTCGCCGTCGCCGTCGAGTGCATCGCCCACATGGCGCTGATGTCGCTGCAGCTCGAGCCGAAGCTCAAGACGATCGAACCCGCGCTCCTGAACAAGCACTTCAAGCGCAAGCACGGCCCCGGCGCCTACTACGGCCAGCCCGGCAACTGCTGA